A single genomic interval of Helianthus annuus cultivar XRQ/B chromosome 6, HanXRQr2.0-SUNRISE, whole genome shotgun sequence harbors:
- the LOC110945004 gene encoding uncharacterized mitochondrial protein AtMg00810-like → MCHEFEVVMKSKFEMSAMDELSFFLGLQVEQKKDGIFIHQTKYVYGILTRFKMEDCATFNTPICENHNIGLDAESVEDVDPTQYRAMIGSLIYLTASRPDIMFVICLCARYQANPKESHMKAVRRILLYLKGKPKFGLWYPADSDLKFIAYIGSEFGGCKSTRKSITGGCQFLWGKTCVMVTVDLKFCGYNSRCAILV, encoded by the exons ATGTGTCATGAATTTGAGGTGGTGATGAAAAgtaagtttgagatgagtgcaatggaTGAGTTATCATTCTTTTTGGGGTTGCAAGTTGAACAAAAGAAGGATGGGATTTTTATTCATCAGACGAAGTATGTGTATGGCATTTTGACTCGTTTCAAGATGGAGGATTGCGCAACTTTCAATACACCCATTTGTGAAAATCACAATATTGGACTAGATGCTGAGAGTGTGGAGGATGTTGATCCAACTCAATATAGGGCCATGATTGGATCGTTGATATATCTTACTGCTTCAAGACCAGACATTATGTTCGTTATATGTCTGTGTGCCAGATATCAAGCAAATCCGAAGGAGTCACATATGAAGGCGGTGAGGCGAATTCTACTTTACTTGAAGGGAAAACCTAAGTTTGGGTTATGGTACCCTGCTGATAGTGACTTGAAGTTTATTGCATACATTGGTTCGGAGTTCGGAGGATGTAAATCAACAAGAAAATCTAtcacaggtggttgtcagttcttatgGGGGAAGACTTGTGTCATG GTAACTGTTGATCTCAAGTTCTGTGGATACAATAGCAGATGTGCGATTTTGGTTTGA